A single Providencia manganoxydans DNA region contains:
- a CDS encoding MFS transporter, with protein sequence MTSQTTSQPSARPLRKEDYKTLGLSSLGGTLEFYDFVIFVFYAKIISQLFFPGDNEFLALMATLGLFAAGYLARPLGGIIMAHFGDKIGRKKMFTLSIFLMAFPTFVIGFLPTYATIGAAAPLLLLLMRIMQGAAIGGEMPGAWVFIAEHTPKQRYGLGVGTLTSGITGGILLGSIVAIIIERSYTTAEVHDFAWRIPFILGGIFGFISVYLRRFLEETPIFKELAAKKALAQELPVKTVIKSHKQACLITAALTWSLSTAIVVTILMTPDVVLKGIYNIDRNVALQANCAATLTLTLGCIFWGWLGDKMGTRVSMTLSWGGLAVTALYFYSTLSTDIAAATLTFNYGLMGFFVGAIATTPIISTRTFPPEIRYSGLSFAYNVAYAIFGGLTPILTGAWLQQSHMAPAYYVAGVSLLAVAVAFIPLAWKGWTVNSTQDNAAVNSLKASTTR encoded by the coding sequence CATCGCAAACAACCAGCCAGCCCTCGGCAAGGCCATTGAGGAAAGAAGATTATAAAACATTAGGGTTGTCATCTTTAGGTGGAACTCTTGAATTTTATGATTTTGTCATTTTTGTATTTTACGCAAAAATTATTTCTCAGCTATTTTTCCCGGGAGATAATGAATTTTTGGCGCTAATGGCAACACTTGGATTGTTTGCTGCGGGTTACTTAGCTCGCCCTCTTGGCGGCATTATTATGGCTCACTTTGGTGATAAAATTGGTCGCAAGAAAATGTTTACACTCAGTATTTTCTTAATGGCTTTCCCAACTTTTGTCATCGGTTTTTTACCTACCTATGCCACTATTGGTGCCGCAGCCCCATTATTGTTACTGTTAATGAGGATCATGCAAGGTGCGGCTATTGGTGGTGAAATGCCTGGTGCTTGGGTATTTATTGCCGAACATACACCAAAACAGCGTTATGGTCTCGGTGTAGGTACCCTAACCTCAGGCATTACGGGTGGTATTTTGTTAGGCTCTATCGTTGCAATTATTATTGAGCGTAGTTATACCACAGCAGAAGTTCATGATTTTGCATGGCGTATTCCATTCATACTTGGTGGTATTTTTGGCTTTATTTCTGTTTACTTACGCCGTTTTTTAGAAGAAACACCAATATTTAAAGAGCTTGCAGCGAAAAAAGCCTTAGCGCAAGAGCTACCCGTTAAAACAGTCATCAAGTCACACAAACAAGCTTGTTTAATCACTGCGGCACTGACTTGGTCTCTTTCAACAGCGATTGTTGTCACTATTTTGATGACACCTGATGTTGTTCTCAAAGGTATTTATAACATTGATCGCAATGTCGCTTTACAAGCTAACTGTGCTGCAACATTAACCTTAACTTTAGGCTGTATTTTCTGGGGTTGGTTAGGCGATAAAATGGGAACTCGCGTTTCGATGACATTGTCATGGGGCGGGCTAGCCGTAACCGCACTGTATTTTTACTCAACATTGTCAACGGATATCGCTGCCGCTACATTGACTTTTAATTATGGGTTAATGGGCTTTTTCGTCGGTGCCATTGCGACTACACCAATAATTAGTACTCGCACCTTCCCACCGGAAATCCGTTATTCAGGTTTATCATTTGCTTATAATGTGGCTTATGCGATCTTTGGCGGTTTAACACCAATTTTAACGGGTGCATGGTTACAGCAATCACATATGGCCCCTGCTTATTATGTCGCTGGTGTATCTTTATTAGCCGTTGCGGTTGCATTTATTCCATTGGCATGGAAGGGTTGGACAGTAAATTCAACGCAAGATAACGCGGCTGTCAACAGCCTAAAAGCTAGCACAACACGTTAA